A stretch of Sebastes fasciatus isolate fSebFas1 chromosome 19, fSebFas1.pri, whole genome shotgun sequence DNA encodes these proteins:
- the LOC141757266 gene encoding SWI/SNF-related matrix-associated actin-dependent regulator of chromatin subfamily B member 1: protein MQLALSKTFGQKPVKFQLEQDGDFYMVGSEVGNYLRMFRGSLYKRYPSLWRRLASVEERKKIVASSHATSVTLLKASECEEIFEGNDEKYKAVSISTEPPAYLREQKAKRSSQWVPTLPNSSHHLDAVPCSTTINRNRMGRDKKRTFPLCFDDHDPAVIHENAAQVEALVPIRLDMEIDGQKLRDAFTWNMNEKLMTPEMFAEILCDDLDLNPLAFVPAIASAIRQQIESYPIDSILEEQADQRVIIKLNIHVGNISLVDQFEWDMSERENSPESFALKLCSELGLGGEFVTTIAYSIRGQLSWHQRTYAFSENPLPTVEIAIRNTGDADQWCPLLETLTDAEMEKKIRDQDRNTRRMRRLANTAPSW, encoded by the exons GTTGGAAACTACCTGCGCATGTTCAGAGGCTCTCTGTATAAAAGATATCCATCTTTATGGAGGAGGCTGGCCtcagtggaggagaggaagaaaatcGTAGCATCATCACATG CCACCAGTGTTACTCTGCTGAAGGCATCCGAATGTGAAGAGATCTTCGAGGGTAATGATGAGAAATACAAGGCGGTGTCCATCAGCACAGAGCCTCCAGCTTACCTCAG GGAGCAGAAAGCAAAGCGGAGCAGTCAGTGGGTCCCCACGCTGCCCAACAGCTCTCATCATTTAGATGCTGTGCCTTGCTCCACCACCATCAACCGCAACCGAATGGGCCGCGACAAGAAGAGGACCTTCCCCCTGTG CTTTGATGACCACGACCCGGCAGTGATCCACGAGAACGCAGCCCAGGTAGAGGCGCTGGTTCCCATTCGTCTAGATATGGAGATAGACGGACAGAAACTACGAGATGCCTTCACATGGAACATGAACG AGAAACTGATGACCCCAGAGATGTTCGCAGAGATTTTATGTGACGACCTGGACCTGAATCCTCTGGCCTTTGTCCCCGCCATTGCCTCAGCCATTCGTCAGCAGATTGAGTCGTACCCCATCGACAGCATACTGGAGGAGCAGGCGGACCAGAGAGTCATCATCAAG CTGAACATCCATGTGGGGAACATTTCTCTGGTGGACCAGTTTGAGTGGGatatgtcagagagagagaactcgCCTGAGTCGTTTGCACTGAAGCTTTGCTCTGAGCTCGGTCTGGGTGGAGAGTTCGTCACCACTATCGCCTACAGCATTCGCGGTCAGCTCAGCTGGCACCAGAGGACCTACGCCTTCAG TGAGAACCCACTCCCGACAGTAGAGATTGCCATCCGCAACACAGGTGACGCAGACCAGTGGTGCCCCCTGCTGGAGACCCTCACAGACGCTGAGATGGAGAAGAAGATCCGAGACCAAGACAGGAACACGAG GCGTATGAGACGACTGGCCAACACCGCTCCCTCCTGGTAG